The Desulfonatronum thioautotrophicum genome segment AAGGAAGTCGCTTTGGCGGAGCTTGCCGAGCTGAAGCGCAGGTTGGAACGGATGGAAAAATGAGCCCCCTTGGGTATGATGGCAAGACCTGGACAGATCCAGGGCCCGGTCATCGGCAACCAAGAAGGAGAAAAAGTACATCCCGCAGCAGCTCGCGGCCAGGGGATTTCAAAAGACCGAGATCGCCCAACGCCTGGGTGTCTCACGCAGGGCCGTATACTACCTCCTCCACTCTCCGAAAGAATGACCAGTTTAACGTCACATATCGCGTTTGACGCGAAGTGTGAAGGCTTTTACAGAAAAACCCTGTAATCAATGTTCAGCGCTGTCGCGAGCCGCTTCGCGCGTTCTTTCCCGATCTCCATTTTTCCGTTTTCCATCAGGGAGATATGAGCTTGCGGGATGCTGACGATGGCCGCCAATTCCGCTTGCGTAAGGCCTT includes the following:
- a CDS encoding helix-turn-helix domain-containing protein, with protein sequence MDQVIEEIKKHGFVNTSDSIHWRQLFPEFDGQPPYSVALRGARHKEGLTQAELAAIVSIPQAHISLMENGKMEIGKERAKRLATALNIDYRVFL
- a CDS encoding helix-turn-helix domain-containing protein; translation: MPQQLAARGFQKTEIAQRLGVSRRAVYYLLHSPKE